In Fusobacterium canifelinum, a genomic segment contains:
- a CDS encoding capsular biosynthesis protein yields MRKKKGEKVKESNFQITTDEILKTIIDYENKENLFSRKIRGVYFYKLIRVGLYNKILNIILGTKNAQDSMKNQTVVFNFLKTYISNLFNKDKKTFNILLFDTGRVFYNEGQKSSIYMFDIIKNLKNKNESFRIIYPWIAPNENRIFEAPPALKYFLQYIFLTLKFKLNQKLNFQKFDTAENKLIENCNKELCNLLEINPNLPLFDKTEIMREIEKFKIQYNYYYSYFKKKNIKEIYIICAYGKEGVVAAAKDLNIKAIEIQHGTITKYHLAYHYPTNQKIPYFPKYFYSFGKYWEEIVTFPKGTKLRVYGFPYLQNQLIKYKDVPEEKDQILFISQGHVGEKLLYKAIGFAQKNKNKKIVYRLHPGELRYSIRNYINILEKYTLNNFILEDCKEDLYKLIKESEYIFAVSSTAIYEALALGKDVGIINLPSYEEVIDLIRQSYVDFYEEKDINEIYISHFKNTDYNKFFNMEMEEGLC; encoded by the coding sequence ATGAGAAAAAAGAAAGGGGAGAAAGTGAAAGAAAGCAACTTTCAAATAACTACAGATGAAATATTGAAAACTATTATAGATTATGAGAATAAAGAAAACTTGTTTTCTAGAAAAATTAGAGGAGTATATTTTTATAAATTAATTAGAGTTGGGTTATATAATAAGATACTAAATATAATTTTAGGTACAAAAAATGCTCAAGATTCAATGAAAAATCAAACTGTTGTTTTTAATTTTTTAAAGACATACATTTCTAATCTCTTTAATAAAGATAAAAAGACTTTTAATATATTATTATTTGATACTGGGAGAGTATTTTATAATGAAGGTCAAAAGTCTAGCATTTATATGTTTGATATTATAAAAAATTTAAAAAATAAAAATGAATCATTTAGAATTATCTATCCTTGGATAGCTCCAAATGAAAATCGGATTTTTGAAGCCCCTCCGGCATTGAAATATTTTTTACAATATATTTTTCTTACCCTTAAATTTAAGTTAAATCAAAAATTAAATTTTCAAAAGTTTGATACAGCTGAAAATAAACTTATAGAAAATTGTAACAAAGAATTATGTAATTTATTAGAGATAAATCCTAATTTACCACTTTTTGATAAGACTGAAATTATGAGAGAGATTGAAAAGTTTAAGATACAATATAACTACTATTATTCTTATTTCAAGAAAAAGAATATAAAAGAGATTTATATAATTTGTGCTTATGGAAAAGAAGGGGTAGTTGCTGCAGCAAAAGATTTAAACATTAAAGCTATTGAAATACAACATGGTACAATAACTAAGTATCATCTTGCATATCATTATCCAACAAATCAAAAAATACCATATTTCCCAAAGTATTTTTATAGTTTTGGAAAATATTGGGAAGAAATAGTTACTTTTCCAAAAGGAACCAAATTAAGAGTCTATGGGTTCCCATATTTACAAAATCAACTTATAAAATATAAAGATGTACCTGAAGAAAAAGATCAAATTCTTTTTATATCTCAGGGACATGTTGGAGAAAAATTACTATATAAAGCTATAGGATTTGCACAAAAAAATAAGAATAAAAAAATTGTATACCGTCTTCATCCAGGAGAGTTAAGATACTCAATAAGAAATTATATAAATATTTTAGAAAAATATACTTTAAATAACTTCATTTTAGAAGATTGTAAGGAAGATTTATATAAACTTATAAAAGAAAGTGAATATATTTTTGCAGTAAGTTCTACAGCAATATATGAAGCATTAGCTTTAGGAAAAGATGTTGGAATTATAAATCTTCCTAGTTATGAAGAAGTGATAGATTTAATAAGACAAAGTTATGTAGATTTCTATGAAGAAAAGGATATTAATGAAATTTATATATCACATTTTAAAAATACTGATTACAACAAATTTTTTAATATGGAAATGGAGGAAGGCTTATGTTAG
- a CDS encoding methionyl-tRNA formyltransferase, whose product MKNIIYFGFGKLGTDCLKLLLDKGYKINYIFTHQENKVFSVDTLAKKNDIPFFYCDLRKSIDIKKKLEEFLRKNKNDYLISINYRYIIPETIFSKVQYAINIHGSLLPKYRGRTPHVWNIINGEKISGITCHKITETVDSGDIVYQEEIKIEDDWTGNDLLREMQSRYPDILLESLIRIENNKENIFQKQNELKATYFGKRIPEMGYISFFNSYINIYNFIRAQADPYPGAYYYLSDGKKITIDKIEKTIDPLIFEKIESVKVGEIVELTGNYYIKCEDAVIKVTKFRF is encoded by the coding sequence ATGAAAAATATAATATATTTTGGATTTGGAAAATTAGGAACAGATTGTTTAAAGCTACTGCTTGATAAAGGATATAAAATAAATTATATTTTTACTCATCAAGAAAATAAAGTTTTTTCAGTTGATACACTAGCTAAAAAAAATGATATTCCTTTCTTTTATTGTGATTTAAGAAAAAGTATAGATATAAAAAAGAAGTTAGAAGAATTTTTACGAAAAAATAAGAATGATTACCTTATAAGCATTAATTATAGGTATATTATTCCAGAAACCATATTTTCAAAAGTTCAATATGCAATAAATATTCATGGTTCATTATTACCAAAGTATCGCGGTAGAACACCACATGTTTGGAATATAATAAATGGAGAAAAAATTTCAGGTATTACTTGTCATAAAATAACTGAAACAGTAGATAGTGGAGATATTGTATATCAAGAAGAAATTAAAATAGAAGATGATTGGACTGGGAATGATTTATTAAGAGAAATGCAATCAAGATATCCAGATATTTTGTTAGAATCACTTATAAGGATAGAAAATAACAAAGAAAATATATTTCAAAAGCAAAATGAATTGAAGGCAACATATTTTGGAAAAAGAATCCCTGAGATGGGATATATTTCATTTTTTAACTCATATATAAATATTTATAATTTTATTAGGGCTCAGGCAGATCCATATCCAGGGGCATATTACTATCTTTCAGATGGAAAAAAGATAACTATTGATAAAATAGAAAAAACTATAGATCCTTTAATCTTTGAAAAAATTGAAAGTGTAAAAGTAGGGGAAATAGTAGAATTAACAGGGAACTATTATATAAAATGTGAAGATGCAGTAATTAAGGTTACAAAATTTAGGTTTTAA
- a CDS encoding O-antigen ligase family protein, whose translation MKLRVKNFLLNIYITLSFVNGYDFKFRKQILLVLVALSFLVLLVYHKNFFKKNKKDIYTLGIFILLLLSLIFNIELHNFTYTFVNISVLLACMLIAKEKYEKVINIIKKNLIFFNYINLILLNFFHVTSSNAKKIFGYTIIRRRTDWINLSIVSIWALLLLIYSIWNIKENHKRTMYDYINIVISFVLIFLSGKVNVFIAIMTISLIAFYRKISNKSNFLIISLQLFFINTSWLFLSLKKIVGKFIDVPFILTGRDRLWLDYYTYMFENPFKIIFGFNFLQEEVSYINHPHNQYLMIFYILGIFGIILYSLLFYRVLKNTNKKNKLLFNLNIGILILMTGDDYFVLTVMPLYYLIIMCGLYYEKKERGESERKQLSNNYR comes from the coding sequence ATGAAATTACGAGTAAAAAATTTTTTGTTAAATATATATATTACTCTTTCTTTTGTGAATGGTTATGACTTTAAGTTTAGAAAGCAAATTTTACTAGTTTTAGTTGCTCTCTCTTTTTTGGTTTTATTAGTTTATCATAAAAATTTTTTTAAAAAAAATAAAAAAGATATTTATACTTTAGGAATTTTTATATTATTATTATTATCTTTAATTTTTAATATTGAATTGCATAATTTTACATATACCTTTGTTAACATAAGTGTCTTATTGGCTTGTATGTTAATAGCTAAAGAAAAATATGAAAAAGTGATTAATATAATAAAAAAAAATTTAATCTTTTTTAATTATATCAATTTAATTCTTTTAAATTTTTTCCATGTGACATCTTCAAATGCAAAAAAAATTTTTGGATATACTATTATAAGAAGAAGAACAGATTGGATAAATCTTTCAATAGTTTCTATATGGGCACTTTTATTATTAATATATTCAATTTGGAATATAAAAGAGAATCACAAAAGAACTATGTATGATTATATAAATATTGTTATAAGTTTTGTGCTAATTTTTCTTTCTGGAAAAGTAAATGTATTCATAGCAATAATGACAATAAGTTTAATTGCATTTTATAGAAAAATTTCAAATAAAAGTAATTTTTTAATAATATCTCTTCAGCTTTTTTTTATAAATACTTCTTGGTTATTTTTAAGTTTAAAAAAAATTGTAGGGAAATTTATAGATGTTCCTTTTATTCTTACAGGAAGAGATAGATTATGGCTAGACTATTATACATATATGTTTGAAAATCCTTTTAAAATAATTTTTGGATTTAACTTTCTGCAAGAAGAGGTTTCGTATATTAATCATCCACATAACCAATACTTAATGATATTTTATATTTTAGGAATTTTTGGAATAATTTTATACTCCTTATTATTTTATAGAGTTTTAAAAAATACAAATAAAAAAAATAAATTATTATTTAATTTAAACATAGGAATTTTAATTTTAATGACAGGAGATGATTATTTTGTATTAACTGTAATGCCATTATATTATTTAATTATAATGTGTGGATTGTATTATGAGAAAAAAGAAAGGGGAGAAAGTGAAAGAAAGCAACTTTCAAATAACTACAGATGA
- the pseI gene encoding pseudaminic acid synthase, whose product MDNKVFIVAEISANHGHDINIVKETIKVAKECGADAVKIQTYTPDTLTLNCNNKYFQIKEGTIWDGKILYDLYKEAYTPWEWHKELFDYAKKLDICLFSTPFDKTAVDLLESLENPIYKIASFEINDIPLIEYAASKKKPMIISTGVATEEEIKDAIEVCKKTGNYDITLLQCTSQYPAKLEDANLVMIEDLAKRFSVKSGLSDHTMGFLVPTTAVAMGAKVVEKHFILDRSIGGPDSSFSMLPSEFKEMVDNIRNVEKMIGKISYEISEKKESSLKFKRSLFVSKDIKKGEVITENNIKSVRPSNGISSKFYYDVLGKKVNRDLEFGTPLLFEYIEEESNE is encoded by the coding sequence ATGGATAATAAAGTATTTATTGTAGCAGAGATTTCTGCAAATCATGGTCATGATATAAATATAGTAAAAGAAACAATAAAAGTAGCAAAAGAATGTGGAGCAGATGCAGTTAAGATTCAAACATATACTCCTGATACTTTAACATTGAATTGTAATAATAAATATTTTCAAATTAAAGAAGGAACTATTTGGGATGGAAAAATACTTTATGATTTATATAAAGAGGCTTATACTCCTTGGGAGTGGCATAAAGAATTGTTTGATTATGCAAAAAAGCTAGATATTTGTCTTTTTTCAACTCCATTTGATAAGACAGCAGTAGATTTATTGGAGAGTTTAGAAAATCCTATTTATAAAATTGCTTCTTTTGAAATTAATGATATTCCATTAATAGAATATGCAGCTTCTAAAAAGAAACCAATGATTATATCAACAGGAGTTGCAACTGAAGAGGAAATTAAGGATGCAATAGAAGTTTGCAAAAAGACTGGAAATTATGATATAACTTTATTGCAATGTACTTCTCAGTATCCTGCAAAATTAGAGGACGCTAATTTAGTAATGATAGAAGATTTAGCAAAAAGATTTTCAGTAAAGTCAGGATTATCTGATCATACAATGGGCTTTTTGGTTCCAACAACAGCTGTAGCAATGGGTGCTAAAGTTGTAGAAAAACATTTTATTTTGGATAGAAGTATAGGTGGACCAGATTCTAGTTTTTCAATGTTACCTTCTGAATTTAAAGAAATGGTTGATAATATTAGAAATGTTGAAAAAATGATAGGAAAAATAAGTTATGAAATATCTGAAAAGAAAGAGTCTTCTTTAAAATTTAAAAGATCTTTATTTGTATCAAAGGATATAAAAAAAGGTGAGGTTATAACAGAGAATAATATAAAAAGTGTAAGACCTTCTAATGGAATTTCATCAAAATTTTATTATGATGTTCTTGGTAAAAAAGTAAATAGAGATTTAGAATTTGGAACACCTTTATTATTTGAATATATTGAGGAGGAAAGTAATGAATAG
- a CDS encoding N-acetyl sugar amidotransferase has product MKYCKKCLQPDTRPGIKFNDEGICYACLYEEEKKKIDWETRERELKKIAEWAKKNAKNSYHCVIGVSGGKDSTFQAIYAKEKLGLNVLLVNGEPDQMTEIGRKNIETLINKGFDIIKLRPNPKIVKKLVRESFIKYGNPQKPTEYPLWASAYIIADKFDIPLIIQGENAALTLGVVNTGLGVDGNALNVNEGNTLAGCNASDWVDDEITLDELYMYQFPDKKRLIDKGIKAIYLQYYTKEWSQVYNADFSVARGLLGRSTEDLHDLGRYRRYTSLDSNLHIVSQMLKYYKFGFGFATDEACYDIREGRLTREEAIWLVNEYDGKCGQQYIDEFCEYIGITNDEFLEVLDKFVNKDLFEKKDGKWVPKFKIGENI; this is encoded by the coding sequence ATGAAATATTGTAAGAAATGTTTACAACCTGATACAAGACCAGGGATAAAATTTAATGATGAAGGGATATGTTATGCTTGCTTATATGAGGAAGAAAAGAAAAAGATTGATTGGGAAACAAGAGAAAGAGAATTGAAAAAAATAGCGGAATGGGCAAAAAAAAATGCTAAGAATTCCTATCATTGTGTTATTGGAGTAAGTGGAGGAAAAGATAGTACTTTTCAAGCTATTTATGCAAAAGAAAAACTTGGTTTAAATGTTCTGTTAGTAAATGGTGAACCTGATCAAATGACAGAAATTGGGAGAAAAAATATTGAAACTCTTATAAATAAAGGATTTGATATTATTAAATTAAGACCTAATCCTAAAATAGTTAAAAAATTAGTAAGAGAGTCTTTTATAAAATATGGAAATCCTCAAAAACCCACTGAATATCCTTTATGGGCTTCTGCATATATAATTGCAGATAAGTTTGATATACCTTTAATCATACAGGGTGAAAATGCAGCTTTGACATTGGGAGTAGTAAATACAGGGCTAGGTGTTGATGGAAATGCATTAAATGTGAATGAAGGAAATACTTTAGCTGGTTGTAATGCAAGTGATTGGGTAGATGATGAAATAACTTTAGATGAGTTGTATATGTATCAATTTCCAGATAAAAAAAGATTAATTGATAAAGGAATTAAAGCAATATACTTGCAATACTACACAAAAGAGTGGTCACAAGTATACAATGCAGATTTTTCTGTTGCTAGAGGCTTACTTGGAAGAAGTACAGAAGATCTACATGATTTAGGAAGATACAGAAGGTATACATCATTAGATAGTAATTTACATATAGTAAGTCAAATGTTAAAATATTATAAATTTGGATTTGGATTTGCTACAGATGAAGCTTGCTATGACATTAGAGAAGGTAGACTTACAAGAGAAGAAGCTATTTGGTTAGTGAATGAGTATGATGGAAAATGTGGACAACAATATATTGATGAATTTTGTGAATATATTGGAATAACAAATGATGAGTTTTTAGAAGTATTAGATAAATTTGTTAATAAAGATTTATTTGAAAAGAAAGATGGGAAATGGGTTCCAAAATTTAAAATTGGAGAAAACATATAA
- the pseB gene encoding UDP-N-acetylglucosamine 4,6-dehydratase (inverting): MLDNKVILVTGGTGSFGNKFIERILKKYNPQKIIIYSRDEFKQDLMKKNFIAKYGIEKAQKLRFFIGDVRDKERLYRAFNGVDYVIHAAAMKQVPACEYNPFEAIKTNINGAENIVEAAIDRKVKKVIALSTDKAVNPINLYGGTKLVSDKLFISANAYSGESGTIFSVVRYGNVAGSRGSVIPFFKQLLEQGEKELPITDLRMTRFWMVLDDAVNLVLKALEESKGGETFVFKNPSFLITELAKALNPNGTIKEVGIREGEKIHEVMITKDDANFAYDYGDYYVIYPNFEWWNKEKIKLGGKLIPKDWDYNSGTNDIWLNAVDLQKRIEKLDIKY; the protein is encoded by the coding sequence ATGTTAGATAACAAAGTTATATTAGTTACTGGAGGAACAGGATCTTTTGGAAATAAATTTATTGAGAGAATATTGAAGAAGTATAATCCACAAAAAATAATTATTTATTCACGTGATGAATTTAAACAAGATTTAATGAAGAAAAATTTTATAGCTAAATATGGTATAGAAAAAGCTCAAAAATTAAGATTTTTTATAGGAGATGTTAGAGACAAAGAAAGATTATATAGAGCCTTTAATGGAGTTGATTATGTAATTCATGCAGCAGCAATGAAACAAGTTCCAGCTTGTGAATATAATCCTTTTGAAGCAATAAAAACAAATATAAATGGAGCAGAAAATATAGTTGAGGCTGCTATTGATAGGAAGGTAAAAAAAGTTATTGCTTTATCTACCGATAAAGCAGTTAATCCAATAAATCTTTATGGAGGAACTAAATTAGTTTCAGATAAACTTTTTATATCAGCAAATGCATATTCAGGAGAAAGTGGAACAATTTTTTCAGTAGTTAGGTATGGAAATGTTGCAGGAAGTAGAGGTTCAGTTATTCCATTTTTCAAGCAATTATTAGAACAAGGTGAAAAAGAATTACCAATAACTGATTTGAGAATGACAAGATTTTGGATGGTTTTAGATGATGCTGTTAATTTAGTCTTAAAAGCTCTTGAGGAATCAAAAGGAGGAGAAACATTTGTGTTTAAGAATCCCTCATTCTTAATAACAGAGCTTGCAAAAGCATTAAATCCAAATGGAACTATAAAAGAAGTAGGAATTAGAGAAGGTGAAAAAATTCATGAGGTAATGATAACAAAAGATGATGCAAACTTTGCTTATGATTATGGAGATTATTATGTAATTTATCCAAATTTTGAATGGTGGAATAAAGAAAAGATTAAATTAGGAGGAAAATTAATTCCTAAAGATTGGGATTATAATTCAGGAACAAATGATATTTGGTTAAATGCAGTGGATCTTCAAAAAAGGATAGAGAAATTAGATATTAAATACTAA
- a CDS encoding aminotransferase class I/II-fold pyridoxal phosphate-dependent enzyme: MNRIPYGKQFIEEKDIEAVVEALKSEFMTQGPKIQEFEETVAKYHNCKYAVAFCNGTAALHGAYYALGLKENDEFITTPITFAASGNGGLYLGGIPKFVDIDKNNYNIDIIKIKDAITPKTKVITPVSFAGFPVDLKRIKEIVNETGYDIKILHDAAHAIGAICDSRNIVDYADATILSFHPVKHVTTGEGGMVLTNNKEVYKKLCLFRTHGITKNQEELIEKQGDWYYEMQELGYNYRITDLQCALGIVQMSKLDHSLYQRNKIAQFYDENLKDVEWLTLPLNYFSKEWLKDSEYESLQKKPNNLNSYHLYPILLKNKEDRKDFFDYMRENNIFVQVHYIPLHLMPFYKEKYGFKKGDFPNAEDFYSKEVSIPMYPSLTQEELDYIISTIKKFKKGDQL; the protein is encoded by the coding sequence ATGAATAGAATTCCTTATGGAAAACAATTTATAGAGGAAAAAGATATAGAAGCTGTAGTAGAAGCATTAAAATCAGAATTTATGACACAAGGTCCTAAAATTCAAGAGTTTGAGGAAACAGTAGCAAAATACCATAATTGTAAGTATGCAGTTGCTTTTTGTAATGGAACAGCAGCATTACATGGGGCATATTATGCACTAGGATTAAAAGAGAATGATGAATTTATAACAACTCCAATAACCTTTGCAGCTTCTGGAAATGGAGGGCTATATTTAGGAGGAATTCCTAAATTTGTAGATATAGATAAGAATAATTATAATATTGATATAATAAAAATAAAAGATGCTATTACTCCAAAAACAAAGGTAATTACTCCTGTTTCTTTTGCTGGATTTCCAGTTGATTTAAAAAGAATAAAAGAGATTGTAAATGAAACAGGTTATGATATAAAAATTTTACATGATGCTGCACATGCGATAGGAGCTATTTGTGATTCAAGAAATATAGTTGATTATGCTGATGCAACAATTCTTTCTTTTCATCCAGTTAAACATGTTACTACAGGTGAAGGAGGAATGGTACTTACAAATAATAAGGAAGTTTATAAAAAACTTTGTTTATTTAGGACACATGGTATTACTAAAAATCAAGAAGAATTAATAGAAAAACAAGGTGATTGGTATTATGAAATGCAAGAATTAGGATATAATTATAGAATCACAGATCTGCAATGTGCTTTAGGAATTGTCCAAATGAGCAAGTTAGATCATTCATTATACCAAAGAAATAAAATAGCACAATTTTATGATGAAAATTTAAAAGATGTAGAATGGTTAACATTGCCTTTAAATTATTTTTCAAAAGAATGGTTAAAAGATTCAGAGTATGAAAGTTTACAAAAAAAACCAAATAATTTAAATTCTTATCATTTATACCCTATTTTATTAAAGAATAAAGAAGATAGAAAAGATTTTTTTGACTATATGAGAGAAAATAATATATTTGTGCAAGTACACTATATACCTTTACATTTAATGCCATTTTATAAAGAAAAATATGGATTTAAAAAAGGAGACTTTCCTAATGCAGAAGATTTTTACTCAAAAGAGGTTAGTATTCCAATGTATCCATCATTGACACAAGAGGAATTAGACTATATTATATCAACCATAAAAAAATTTAAAAAAGGAGACCAACTATGA
- a CDS encoding cytidylyltransferase domain-containing protein has protein sequence MYNILEVANCHGGDLNYLYNLIDKYSNFDKKEEFGIKFQPFKYNLIATETYSWYSTYKDLFFTKKEWKNIIQKAFITKDIWLDIFDEYGLEILEDNLDKIEGIKFQTSILDNLIIFKKLEKISTSNLKIILNIAGRTLDEIDRILNKYSLLKFKEICLEVGFQGYPTSIEDCGISKIAILKEKYNNIKIVFADHTDSQTDEAITLPLLAGFNCCDIIEKHIMLDRENTKYDFYSSLTFEQYKKFIDEQKKYFNLKKEKFINEKEKEYLKKTLQIPILNKDKKAGELIDIENDFEFKRNNFYGLNIVELKKYVSEKYILNSDRKKGETIRKEDIRKANIAVIIACRLKSTRLKRKALLKIGSISSVEMCIKNILKFKDVNSIVLATSTTEEDSELKDYTYNKNVIFHQGDPDDVIQRYLDVVEKKNFDVIIRVTGDCPYLSSDIAEVVLNSHFEKGAEYSNGIGAAVGTNLEVINSLSLKEVKKYFPKADYSEYMTWYFQNNPEEFKLNYVDLPEKWKRDYRLTLDYQEDLDLFNKIEEYFLEKNIDYNIDELYKYLDSNPEIVKINSHLTLKYKTDVKLIETLNKYTKINKGN, from the coding sequence ATGTATAATATATTAGAAGTTGCAAATTGTCACGGAGGAGATCTAAATTATTTATATAACCTTATTGATAAATATAGTAATTTTGATAAAAAAGAAGAGTTTGGTATAAAATTTCAACCATTTAAATATAATTTAATAGCAACAGAGACATATTCATGGTATTCTACTTATAAGGACTTATTTTTCACAAAAAAAGAATGGAAAAATATAATACAAAAAGCTTTTATTACAAAAGATATATGGTTAGATATTTTTGATGAATATGGGTTAGAGATTTTAGAAGATAATTTGGATAAAATCGAAGGAATAAAATTTCAAACTTCAATTCTAGATAACTTAATTATATTTAAGAAACTAGAAAAAATAAGTACATCTAATTTAAAAATAATTTTAAATATAGCTGGTAGAACTTTAGATGAAATAGATAGGATACTTAATAAGTATTCATTATTAAAATTTAAAGAAATTTGTTTAGAAGTTGGTTTTCAAGGTTATCCAACTTCAATAGAAGATTGTGGAATCAGTAAAATAGCTATTTTAAAAGAAAAATATAATAATATTAAAATAGTGTTTGCAGATCATACAGATTCTCAAACAGATGAGGCGATTACATTACCTTTATTGGCAGGCTTTAATTGTTGTGATATTATAGAAAAACATATTATGTTGGATAGAGAAAATACAAAGTATGATTTTTACTCTAGTTTAACATTTGAACAATATAAAAAATTTATAGATGAACAAAAAAAATATTTTAATTTAAAAAAGGAAAAATTTATTAATGAAAAAGAAAAAGAATATTTAAAAAAAACTTTGCAAATTCCTATTTTAAATAAAGATAAAAAAGCTGGAGAATTAATTGATATAGAAAATGATTTTGAATTTAAGAGAAATAATTTTTATGGGTTAAATATAGTAGAATTAAAAAAGTATGTTTCTGAAAAGTATATTTTAAATTCTGATAGAAAAAAAGGTGAAACTATAAGAAAAGAAGATATTAGAAAAGCAAACATTGCAGTTATTATTGCATGTAGATTAAAATCTACACGTTTAAAAAGAAAAGCTTTGTTAAAGATAGGATCCATTTCGTCTGTAGAAATGTGTATAAAAAATATCTTGAAATTTAAAGATGTTAATAGCATTGTTTTAGCAACTTCAACAACTGAAGAAGATTCTGAATTAAAAGATTATACATATAATAAAAATGTCATATTTCATCAAGGAGATCCCGATGATGTTATTCAAAGATATCTTGATGTTGTTGAAAAGAAAAATTTTGATGTTATTATAAGAGTTACTGGTGATTGTCCATACTTATCTTCTGATATAGCAGAAGTAGTTTTAAATAGCCACTTTGAAAAAGGTGCTGAATACTCTAATGGAATTGGAGCAGCTGTTGGAACTAATTTAGAAGTTATAAATTCTTTAAGTTTAAAAGAGGTCAAAAAATATTTTCCAAAAGCAGATTATTCTGAATATATGACTTGGTATTTTCAAAATAATCCAGAAGAATTTAAATTAAACTATGTGGATTTGCCAGAAAAATGGAAAAGAGATTACAGATTAACTTTAGATTATCAAGAAGATTTAGATCTTTTTAATAAAATAGAAGAGTATTTTTTAGAAAAAAATATAGATTATAATATAGATGAGCTATATAAATATTTAGATAGTAATCCAGAGATAGTAAAAATTAACTCACATTTGACATTGAAATATAAAACGGATGTAAAGTTAATAGAAACATTAAATAAGTATACTAAAATAAATAAAGGTAACTAA